A window of Garra rufa chromosome 16, GarRuf1.0, whole genome shotgun sequence contains these coding sequences:
- the LOC141288430 gene encoding uncharacterized protein, whose amino-acid sequence MCVSDVHLQRSEVTELQRFQRRLQERLEHIDTQNDTPQRRSEVTELQRFQRRLQERLEHIDTQNDTPQRAWHEACVFQEQQLSACQELVSVFVASLQWEHAEKKTKVTETHTALLKLQTLITPEIHHTDLTHTVNTHRLALEEAELQLQREELNWEKSVGGRGHGSSDDDDEEEEEEGVFMVDGDGGVAAVLQEALFRRQRLTDRCGSPYTDYLLCVCVCVCVCVCVCVCVCLPFC is encoded by the exons atgtGTGTATCTGATGTGCACCtacagaggtcagaggtcacagaGCTGCAACGTTTCCAGAGGCGCCTGCAGGAGAGACTTGAGCACATCGACACACAGAACGACACGCCGCAGCGG aggtcagaggtcacagaGCTGCAACGTTTCCAGAGGCGCCTGCAGGAGAGACTTGAGCACATCGACACACAGAACGACACGCCGCAGCGG gcgtGGCACGAGGCGTGTGTGTTTCAGGAGCAGCAGCTGAGCGCGTGTCAGGAGCTCGTGTCCGTGTTTGTGGCGTCGCTGCAGTGGGAACATGCGGAGAAGAAAACCAAAGTGACGGAGACACACACAGCCCTCCTCAAACTACAAACACTCATCACACCAGAGATACACCACACTGACCTCACACACACCGTCAACACACACCGCCTG GCTCTTGAGGAGGCGGAGCTTCAGCTTCAACGGGAGGAGCTAAATTGGGAGAAGTCTGTTGGTGGGCGGGGCCATGGAAGctcagatgatgatgatgaagaggaggaggaggagggtgtGTTTATGGTGGATGGTGACGGTGGAGTCGCTGCTGTCCTGCAGGAGGCGCTCTTCAGGAGACAGCGTTTGACTGACAGGTGCGGCTCACCTTATACTGAttatttattgtgtgtgtgtgtgtgtgtgtgtgtgtgtgtgtgtgtgtgtgtgtgtgtgtgtttgccctTCTGTTAA